A section of the Methanococcus vannielii SB genome encodes:
- a CDS encoding formylmethanofuran dehydrogenase subunit B, translating to MASQTFKDIICPVCGGACDDIEVVWDEETRDLTVRNACKMGAAKFGEVISHHRIMSPQIRKNGVLVDVSWDEAIEKAAEILANSKRPLLYMGAETSCEAMEVGLHMGEYIGGIVDSCSTVCHGPSLMGVQEAGKPGATAGETMNRADVVIYWGTNPMDSMPRHLSKYALFPKGYFVEKGRLGRTVITVDPRRTATAKASDIHVQLKPNSDYEMFSALLMAVRGKMPHPSVEKVTGVPVETILQAAEIIKNSKFTSIYGGLGLPASDGRHRNIECVLTLVKELQRHTKVTIGLIRGHCNVAGFNVLASYLYGFPFGLDFARGYPRYNPGEYTANDVLREKEVDAALIMASDVGAHYPQESVSHLKDIPVITLDIAPCPSTSVADVVLPGVLDALECDGTFYRFDEIPIYFKPFTKSPFTFTQSNEDTLKQLFKRVKELREQKK from the coding sequence AATGCATGCAAAATGGGCGCTGCAAAGTTTGGGGAAGTTATAAGCCACCACAGAATAATGTCACCACAGATAAGGAAAAATGGAGTACTTGTTGATGTTTCGTGGGACGAAGCAATAGAGAAAGCTGCAGAAATTTTGGCAAATTCAAAAAGACCTCTTCTTTACATGGGTGCAGAAACATCGTGTGAAGCAATGGAAGTAGGTCTTCACATGGGCGAATATATCGGTGGAATAGTTGATTCTTGCTCAACAGTGTGTCACGGACCTTCCTTAATGGGGGTTCAAGAAGCTGGAAAACCTGGCGCAACTGCTGGGGAAACAATGAACAGAGCTGACGTTGTCATATATTGGGGAACCAATCCAATGGACTCAATGCCAAGACATTTGTCAAAGTATGCACTATTTCCAAAAGGATACTTTGTAGAAAAAGGGAGGCTTGGAAGAACTGTTATAACCGTAGACCCAAGAAGAACTGCAACTGCAAAAGCATCCGATATACACGTTCAATTAAAGCCAAACTCTGATTATGAGATGTTTTCAGCACTTTTAATGGCAGTAAGAGGTAAAATGCCTCACCCGAGTGTTGAAAAAGTAACTGGTGTTCCCGTAGAAACGATATTACAGGCTGCTGAAATAATTAAAAACTCGAAATTCACATCAATTTACGGCGGTCTCGGGTTACCTGCATCAGATGGTAGACATAGAAATATTGAATGTGTATTGACGCTTGTAAAAGAGCTTCAAAGACACACAAAAGTTACAATTGGTTTAATTAGGGGCCACTGTAACGTTGCAGGATTTAACGTGCTTGCATCGTATCTTTACGGATTCCCATTCGGACTTGACTTTGCAAGGGGCTATCCAAGATATAATCCTGGAGAATATACTGCAAACGATGTTTTACGAGAAAAAGAAGTTGATGCAGCACTTATCATGGCGTCAGACGTTGGTGCACACTACCCACAGGAATCAGTAAGCCACTTAAAAGACATTCCTGTAATAACTTTAGATATTGCACCATGTCCCTCGACCTCAGTTGCAGACGTGGTCTTACCGGGTGTTTTGGATGCACTTGAGTGTGATGGTACGTTTTATAGGTTTGATGAAATACCAATCTACTTCAAACCGTTTACAAAATCTCCATTTACATTCACACAAAGTAACGAGGACACTCTAAAACAGTTGTTTAAGAGAGTAAAAGAACTTCGTGAACAAAAAAAGTAA